The Deinococcus sedimenti genome includes a window with the following:
- a CDS encoding response regulator transcription factor: MTSHSSSRPTTEPLHRPHLLLIEDDRDVRRVLCDELELEGFKVQAVENGETGLHQVQRQVPDLILLDLGLPDLPGDEVTRRLRALTDVPIVILTATDALQERVHQLALGANDFVMKPYDPRELLARVHAHLRRYGRTAPVRIGAFCLDRAQHRLSFDGHDLNLSPTELAIASILLSEPGQLFSREQLERQVWPDHACRNALNVHVSHLRSKLTAVGAGDLLISVRRAGLALLSEPQRHDADTSAE; this comes from the coding sequence ATGACCAGTCATAGTTCGTCCCGCCCCACCACAGAACCGCTGCACCGACCGCACCTCCTGCTGATCGAGGATGACCGCGACGTGCGACGCGTGCTGTGCGACGAACTGGAGCTGGAAGGCTTCAAGGTGCAGGCCGTCGAGAACGGCGAAACGGGACTGCATCAGGTTCAGCGGCAGGTCCCGGACCTGATCCTGCTCGACCTGGGTCTGCCGGACCTGCCCGGTGACGAGGTCACCCGCCGGCTGCGCGCGCTGACCGACGTCCCCATCGTGATTCTGACCGCCACCGACGCCCTGCAGGAGCGGGTCCATCAGCTGGCTCTCGGCGCAAACGACTTCGTCATGAAACCCTACGACCCGCGCGAACTGCTGGCCCGGGTCCACGCGCACCTGCGCCGATACGGGCGGACCGCGCCGGTGCGCATCGGCGCGTTCTGCCTCGACCGCGCCCAGCACCGCCTGAGCTTCGACGGTCACGACCTCAACCTCTCACCCACCGAACTGGCCATCGCCAGCATCCTGCTCAGCGAGCCCGGTCAGCTGTTCTCACGCGAGCAGCTCGAACGGCAGGTGTGGCCCGATCACGCCTGTCGCAACGCCCTGAACGTCCATGTCAGCCACCTGCGGTCGAAACTCACGGCCGTGGGTGCAGGGGACCTGCTGATCAGTGTGCGCCGTGCGGGCCTCGCGCTGCTGAGTGAACCCCAGCGGCACGACGCGGACACCAGTGCGGAGTGA